A genomic window from Candidatus Nitrosoglobus terrae includes:
- a CDS encoding 1,2-dihydroxy-3-keto-5-methylthiopentene dioxygenase, with protein sequence MSRLKIYNEDDPNQAATHIQFENIAQYMDEIGVQFQRWEERESLISESSQEEILAAYRDSVDKLCQQYGFKSVDVISIKPDHPEKKGLREKFLKEHTHDDFEVRFFVEGQGQFYLHTQGKVYALLCQSGDLISVPAGIRHWFDMGANPNLKCIRFFTTPDGWVADFTGSDIADRFPRLEQ encoded by the coding sequence ATGAGTAGATTAAAGATTTATAATGAAGACGATCCTAATCAGGCGGCTACCCATATACAATTTGAGAATATTGCTCAATATATGGATGAGATTGGGGTACAGTTTCAGCGCTGGGAAGAACGGGAATCTTTAATTTCAGAATCTTCTCAAGAAGAAATTCTAGCCGCTTATCGGGATTCCGTAGATAAGTTATGTCAGCAATATGGATTTAAATCAGTGGACGTTATCAGTATCAAGCCTGATCATCCAGAAAAAAAAGGGCTTCGAGAAAAATTTTTAAAAGAACATACCCATGATGACTTTGAGGTACGCTTCTTTGTCGAGGGTCAAGGACAATTTTATTTACATACCCAAGGAAAAGTATATGCTTTGCTTTGTCAATCTGGCGATCTTATCAGCGTGCCTGCGGGAATTCGGCATTGGTTTGATATGGGTGCAAATCCAAACTTAAAATGTATCCGTTTCTTTACCACACCAGATGGATGGGTAGCTGATTTTACTGGCAGTGATATTGCCGATCGCTTTCCTCGTTTAGAGCAATAA
- the mtnC gene encoding acireductone synthase, which produces MIRAIITDIEGTTTSLSFVKDILFPYSRERIACFVKQHAEDPQIVSLLEDVRVVAQDKHLSLEGIISQLIAWIDVDAKVTVLKSLQGILWEEGYWRGDLTSHIYPDVARNLRAWKEVGLTLYIFSSGSVQAQKLLFSHTIAGDLTVFFSGYFDTHIGAKHDPESYQRIAEEIKILPPQILFLSDVEAELNAAAKAGMRTIWLVREEKLIFPATHFQVQDFDSIQIDSF; this is translated from the coding sequence ATGATTCGGGCTATTATCACTGATATTGAGGGAACTACGACCTCTCTTTCTTTTGTTAAAGACATATTATTTCCTTATTCACGGGAGCGGATAGCGTGTTTTGTAAAACAGCACGCTGAAGATCCACAGATAGTTTCCTTACTGGAGGATGTCCGAGTTGTTGCCCAAGATAAGCATTTAAGTCTGGAGGGTATTATTAGTCAATTAATTGCATGGATTGATGTTGATGCCAAGGTAACAGTATTAAAGTCCTTGCAAGGGATTCTATGGGAGGAAGGTTATTGGAGAGGTGATTTAACTAGCCATATTTACCCGGATGTTGCGCGTAACTTGCGAGCTTGGAAAGAGGTGGGTCTTACACTCTATATTTTTTCTTCTGGTTCTGTTCAAGCGCAGAAGCTACTATTTTCTCATACTATTGCTGGTGATTTGACTGTGTTTTTTAGTGGTTATTTTGACACCCATATTGGCGCTAAACACGATCCAGAATCTTATCAGCGTATTGCTGAAGAAATTAAAATTTTGCCCCCGCAAATTCTTTTTTTATCTGATGTTGAAGCAGAGCTAAATGCGGCAGCAAAGGCGGGCATGAGAACAATATGGTTAGTTCGAGAGGAAAAGCTGATTTTTCCAGCGACCCATTTTCAGGTGCAAGATTTCGATTCCATCCAGATAGATAGCTTTTAA
- the rph gene encoding ribonuclease PH, translated as MRPSRRTPDELRHIRLTRHYTKYAEGSVLVEFGDTRVICNASIEDRVPRFLKGAGQGWITAEYGMLPRSTNSRVGREATQGRQGGRTMEIQRLIGRSLRAVVDLVALGEITLTIDCDVIQADGGTRTAAITGSYVALVDAVNKLVKKRIIARNPIHGQVASVSVGIYEGVPVLDLDYQEDSAAETDMNVVMNEAGAFIEIQGTAEGHAFRMNELQSMLDLAKTGITTLLEKQIEALSRN; from the coding sequence ATGAGACCAAGCCGTCGTACTCCGGATGAATTACGCCATATTCGCCTTACACGCCATTATACAAAGTATGCCGAAGGTTCGGTATTAGTAGAATTTGGTGATACTCGTGTTATCTGTAATGCTTCAATTGAAGATCGGGTACCTCGATTTCTTAAAGGTGCAGGGCAAGGTTGGATTACTGCTGAATATGGCATGCTACCCCGTTCTACTAATAGCCGAGTGGGGCGAGAAGCTACCCAAGGCCGCCAAGGAGGGCGAACTATGGAAATTCAACGCCTGATTGGTCGCTCTCTACGGGCAGTTGTAGATCTAGTCGCCCTAGGTGAAATCACATTAACCATTGACTGCGATGTTATCCAGGCCGATGGGGGAACCCGCACTGCAGCTATTACGGGAAGCTATGTAGCTTTAGTTGATGCAGTCAATAAGCTTGTCAAAAAAAGAATAATTGCCCGCAATCCTATTCATGGACAAGTAGCCTCAGTATCTGTAGGGATTTATGAAGGAGTACCCGTACTAGATCTAGATTACCAAGAGGATTCAGCTGCTGAAACCGATATGAATGTAGTAATGAATGAGGCTGGTGCATTTATTGAGATCCAAGGAACAGCTGAAGGTCATGCCTTCCGGATGAATGAACTTCAATCCATGTTAGATTTAGCAAAAACTGGGATTACCACCTTGCTTGAAAAACAAATAGAAGCGCTCTCTAGGAACTAA
- the hemW gene encoding radical SAM family heme chaperone HemW, with product MFQFDTLPPLGLYIHLPWCLRKCPYCDFNSHLLPDEFPEKAYINALIRDLEQDLPRVLDRPIRSIFIGGGTPSLFSPETLDQLLSWVQSHLPLISPIEITLEANPGTVEQGRFTEFRALGLNRLSLGIQSFNDNALKRLGRIHGARESHQAVVTAYNAGFDNINLDLMFGLPEQTEIQALADIETAIRFIPHHISHYQLTIEPHTYFHRYPPSLPAEEAIDAWQIACHTRLAKAGYHHYEVSAFAQKDHQSQHNLNYWRFGDYLGIGAGAHGKITDPKTNCIIRVWKIKHPMGYLAKSDSIERIAGETILSPKEAAFEFMLNALRLTTGFPSQLFQDRTGLPLSIVEKTLQQAQQLGLIECDSHNIHPTQKGLALLNELLQLFLP from the coding sequence ATGTTTCAATTCGATACCTTGCCGCCTCTAGGATTATATATCCATCTTCCTTGGTGCTTGCGTAAATGCCCCTATTGTGATTTTAATTCTCATTTATTACCGGATGAATTTCCTGAGAAAGCTTATATCAATGCCCTCATCAGGGATCTAGAACAAGATCTGCCCCGGGTTTTGGATCGGCCTATCCGGAGTATTTTTATAGGTGGGGGTACACCCAGCCTTTTTTCCCCAGAGACGTTAGATCAATTACTCTCGTGGGTACAAAGCCACCTACCGCTGATATCCCCAATAGAAATTACACTGGAAGCTAATCCCGGAACAGTAGAGCAAGGGCGCTTTACTGAATTTCGTGCCCTTGGCCTCAATCGCCTCTCCCTTGGTATTCAGAGCTTTAATGATAACGCCCTTAAACGCTTAGGCCGAATACACGGCGCCAGAGAATCTCATCAGGCCGTAGTCACAGCTTATAATGCTGGATTTGATAATATCAATTTAGATCTTATGTTCGGCTTACCTGAGCAAACAGAGATTCAAGCGCTTGCGGATATAGAAACAGCCATTCGTTTTATCCCGCATCATATTTCCCATTACCAGCTCACGATTGAACCCCATACCTATTTTCATCGTTATCCGCCTTCATTACCTGCTGAAGAGGCTATCGATGCTTGGCAAATAGCTTGCCATACTCGCTTAGCCAAAGCAGGCTATCATCACTACGAGGTCTCTGCCTTTGCTCAGAAAGATCACCAAAGCCAACATAACCTTAATTACTGGCGCTTTGGAGATTATCTCGGAATCGGCGCTGGTGCCCATGGAAAAATTACCGACCCTAAAACAAACTGCATTATCCGAGTTTGGAAAATTAAACATCCTATGGGGTATCTAGCTAAATCAGATAGTATAGAGAGAATCGCAGGAGAGACGATTCTCTCACCTAAAGAGGCGGCCTTTGAATTTATGCTTAATGCTTTACGTCTAACCACCGGTTTCCCTAGCCAACTCTTTCAAGATCGCACTGGCCTTCCTTTGAGCATAGTAGAGAAAACGCTACAACAAGCACAACAACTAGGGTTAATTGAATGTGACTCCCATAACATCCATCCCACTCAGAAAGGACTCGCTTTGCTTAATGAGT
- the rdgB gene encoding RdgB/HAM1 family non-canonical purine NTP pyrophosphatase translates to MLSQPIVLASHNLGKLQEISAILSPLQIELISQSKLNISEIEETGLSFVENAIIKARHAARYTGLAAIADDSGLEVDSLNGEPGIYSARYAGLGASDQQNLEKLLEMLKETPETQRHARYQCFIVYMHHWQDPTPLICQGTWEGHILAIPQGNGGFGYDPIFYLPNHQCTAAQLSAAEKNRYSHRGKALTALLTALNYKKN, encoded by the coding sequence ATGTTATCGCAGCCTATCGTTCTCGCCAGCCATAATCTTGGTAAATTACAAGAGATCAGCGCTATTTTAAGCCCACTTCAGATTGAATTGATTTCCCAATCCAAGCTCAATATCTCCGAGATTGAAGAAACCGGCCTCAGCTTTGTTGAAAATGCAATTATTAAAGCCCGTCACGCTGCCCGCTATACAGGGTTAGCAGCTATCGCTGATGACTCCGGATTAGAAGTTGATTCACTGAATGGAGAACCAGGAATTTATTCAGCTCGCTATGCGGGTTTAGGTGCCTCTGATCAACAAAATCTAGAAAAATTATTAGAAATGCTAAAAGAAACACCAGAAACACAGCGCCATGCCCGTTATCAATGCTTCATTGTCTATATGCATCATTGGCAAGATCCAACTCCCCTTATCTGCCAAGGCACTTGGGAGGGTCATATTCTCGCCATCCCTCAAGGCAATGGCGGATTTGGCTATGATCCCATTTTTTACCTCCCTAATCACCAGTGTACTGCTGCTCAGCTATCAGCAGCGGAAAAAAACCGCTACAGCCATCGAGGTAAAGCTTTAACCGCTCTACTAACAGCGCTTAACTATAAGAAAAATTAG
- a CDS encoding methylthioribulose 1-phosphate dehydratase: MNEGNAHLQQTITQLIDAGRFFFDQGWVPATSGNFSARLASTCMIVTVSGWHKGQLNSEGMLVTDFNASPLSATNKRPSAEALLHGTLYRRFPEINAIFHTHSVYATVLSCLLPNELILSDYELLKILPGIKTHQISVRIPIFPNDQDISRLSIVVDDYLAQTPDSPGYLIAGHGLYTWGGSVEQARHRVEALEFLFECEVLRRRL, translated from the coding sequence TTGAATGAGGGAAATGCTCATCTGCAGCAAACTATTACCCAGTTGATAGATGCTGGCCGCTTCTTTTTTGATCAGGGCTGGGTGCCAGCTACCAGCGGTAATTTTTCAGCTCGGCTTGCTTCCACCTGTATGATAGTAACAGTATCTGGGTGGCATAAAGGTCAATTAAACTCAGAGGGGATGCTGGTTACAGATTTTAATGCCTCTCCTCTATCAGCTACAAATAAACGTCCGTCTGCTGAAGCTTTGTTGCATGGAACGCTATATCGGCGCTTTCCAGAAATTAATGCTATTTTTCATACGCATTCGGTTTATGCTACGGTACTATCTTGTTTGTTGCCAAATGAATTAATCTTAAGCGATTACGAGCTACTTAAGATTCTTCCTGGAATAAAGACTCATCAAATCTCAGTGCGGATCCCTATCTTTCCTAATGATCAGGATATAAGCCGTTTATCCATTGTTGTAGATGATTACTTAGCACAAACACCAGATAGCCCTGGGTATCTTATTGCAGGTCATGGCCTATATACTTGGGGAGGTAGTGTTGAACAGGCTCGCCATCGTGTAGAGGCGCTTGAGTTTTTATTTGAGTGCGAGGTACTTAGACGGAGATTATAG